In Palaeococcus ferrophilus DSM 13482, the following proteins share a genomic window:
- a CDS encoding AAA family ATPase: MSEREGEVSTNVEPVEKVEMSNEEISGVENEIQRNSTNSTEIQQFSTIIQKAFNLRGPSESLPYFVLWRHGRLSLAKLKELMEEYNNRLPRPYSSNSLKAALSVLRRDKTNVLEVKDKELGITYYELKPEAIEEILNVLQIEAKLKELEEAKAKDHEDLVDLARKFFREFYRERVAEVLVNSRDRFIVVDWVELDSLVPRLAEAVVERPVVAIKAFNDALRRFIEEDLMVEFGGESVHFVNLLDALRPGDIRAEHVGKLVEVKGLVAGVSNVRSFYRKAVFVCLECGTRMARLQQPLKPLVRPKRCEACGSRNVELLEEESDKLDFQFFKVQDSPEDSEGGEPSERLAYVIGPQAGILKGGMRVRLSAIVRERVYKKDDLPVYERVLEVNHVEVLDKAMSVEELSEEDLRRVKELARMHGDKLPYVVASSIAPNLYGLEREKLGAAVSIVGGVPTQAKPRGHIHLLLVGDPGCGKTELLRAVERVAPKAIFASGPGSSGVGLTATVRRNEVSKGDWMIVGGALVLASGGVCLIDELEKMKEDERKALHTAMEQQLIPINKAGINVVLKIDTTIMATANPKGGKFDRNKTVIEQIDFPPTLLNRFDLAFVVLDDYQEGDDVLDYVMEVNDAGASGPVPEDLLRKFFVYARSLRPRFSAEAKEAIKTGFKELRGKYRSGKIALNLRYFNGLMRIAEAFAKLRLSETVEPVDVERAVNLFESSIRMIAYDPETEEYDLAILEVGVPSDVLDLREKVVDFLREASSWFPNGIPWGTVVEAMVEKGYPKEKVVQVLLDLMTHGRVAEVEANRLKLAG; this comes from the coding sequence ATGAGTGAGAGAGAGGGTGAGGTTTCAACAAATGTTGAACCTGTTGAAAAGGTGGAAATGTCTAATGAAGAAATCTCAGGCGTTGAAAATGAAATTCAACGGAATTCAACTAATTCAACCGAAATTCAACAATTTTCAACGATCATCCAGAAAGCGTTTAATCTTCGTGGACCATCTGAGTCATTACCTTATTTTGTCCTATGGAGGCATGGGAGACTAAGCTTAGCAAAGCTGAAAGAACTAATGGAAGAATACAACAACCGCCTACCAAGACCTTACTCTTCTAACTCCCTCAAAGCGGCTCTATCGGTTCTCCGCCGGGACAAGACTAATGTCCTCGAAGTCAAAGATAAGGAGCTTGGCATTACATATTATGAGCTGAAGCCTGAGGCCATAGAGGAAATCCTGAACGTTCTTCAGATAGAGGCGAAGCTTAAGGAGCTGGAGGAGGCGAAGGCTAAGGACCACGAGGACTTGGTGGATCTTGCCCGTAAGTTCTTTAGAGAGTTCTACAGAGAGAGGGTTGCGGAGGTGTTGGTTAATTCGAGGGATCGGTTTATTGTTGTTGACTGGGTGGAGCTTGATTCTCTCGTGCCTCGGCTGGCTGAGGCCGTTGTTGAGCGTCCTGTTGTTGCTATTAAGGCCTTCAACGATGCCTTGAGGCGGTTCATTGAGGAGGATTTAATGGTTGAGTTTGGGGGTGAGTCTGTTCATTTTGTGAATCTTTTGGATGCGTTGCGGCCTGGGGATATTAGGGCAGAGCATGTTGGCAAGTTGGTGGAAGTTAAGGGCCTTGTTGCTGGGGTGAGTAATGTCCGGTCGTTTTACAGGAAGGCGGTGTTCGTGTGTTTGGAGTGTGGTACGAGGATGGCGAGGTTGCAGCAGCCTTTGAAGCCTCTGGTGAGGCCGAAGAGGTGTGAGGCCTGTGGCTCTAGAAACGTTGAACTGCTCGAGGAGGAGAGTGATAAGCTGGATTTCCAGTTTTTCAAGGTGCAGGATTCGCCTGAGGACTCTGAGGGTGGGGAGCCGTCGGAGAGGCTGGCTTATGTGATTGGTCCTCAGGCTGGGATTTTGAAGGGGGGTATGAGGGTCAGGTTGAGCGCCATCGTTAGGGAGCGTGTTTACAAGAAGGATGACCTTCCGGTCTATGAGCGGGTTTTGGAGGTGAATCATGTGGAGGTCCTGGACAAGGCCATGTCGGTTGAGGAGCTGAGCGAGGAGGATTTGAGGAGGGTCAAGGAGCTGGCGAGGATGCATGGGGATAAGTTGCCTTACGTGGTGGCTTCTTCGATTGCTCCGAATCTTTACGGTCTGGAGAGGGAGAAGCTTGGTGCGGCCGTGTCTATTGTTGGTGGTGTTCCGACTCAGGCGAAGCCGAGGGGTCATATTCACCTCTTGCTCGTTGGCGATCCTGGGTGTGGTAAGACTGAGCTGTTGAGGGCCGTGGAGAGGGTTGCGCCTAAGGCGATCTTTGCTTCTGGTCCTGGGTCGAGTGGTGTTGGCCTTACGGCAACGGTTAGGAGGAATGAGGTCTCTAAGGGGGATTGGATGATTGTTGGCGGTGCGTTGGTCCTGGCGAGTGGGGGAGTGTGCCTTATTGATGAGCTGGAGAAGATGAAGGAGGATGAGAGAAAGGCGTTGCATACGGCCATGGAGCAACAGCTTATCCCGATCAATAAGGCCGGGATCAATGTGGTCCTCAAGATTGACACGACGATCATGGCGACTGCTAACCCGAAGGGTGGGAAGTTTGACAGGAATAAGACTGTCATCGAGCAGATTGACTTTCCGCCGACGCTCCTTAATCGTTTTGACTTGGCTTTTGTGGTCCTGGACGATTACCAGGAGGGGGATGATGTCCTGGACTATGTGATGGAGGTGAACGATGCGGGAGCATCAGGTCCTGTACCTGAGGACCTGCTGAGGAAGTTCTTTGTTTACGCGAGGAGTCTGAGGCCGAGGTTTTCAGCGGAGGCTAAGGAGGCCATTAAGACCGGCTTCAAGGAGCTGAGGGGGAAGTATAGGAGCGGAAAAATCGCGCTGAACCTGCGTTATTTCAACGGTCTTATGAGGATTGCGGAGGCCTTTGCTAAGCTTCGTTTGAGTGAGACGGTGGAGCCGGTTGATGTTGAGAGGGCCGTTAATCTCTTTGAGTCTTCGATCAGGATGATTGCCTATGATCCTGAGACGGAGGAGTATGATTTGGCTATCCTCGAGGTTGGCGTGCCGAGTGATGTGCTGGACCTTCGGGAGAAGGTGGTTGATTTTCTGAGGGAAGCCTCTTCTTGGTTCCCGAATGGGATTCCTTGGGGGACTGTGGTGGAGGCTATGGTCGAGAAGGGCTATCCGAAGGAGAAGGTTGTGCAGGTCCTCCTGGACCTTATGACTCATGGGAGAGTTGCGGAGGTTGAGGCTAATAGATTGAAGTTGGCGGGGTGA